The stretch of DNA CCATCAaaaacttgatgtgggacttggggAAATTGCAACGTCACTAGATCCCATTTTCCTGGTCCGTAAAATAAGAGTTGGCCTAGCTGACCTATTAGTTTCTTTTCCAGAGTCCACCTATTCAACCATATTTTCTAGTCCTTAATATCAGGCTTCATGGTTACCCACACATTGTCAGCCCTTCACCAGTGCTCCTGCTGCTTCTTCCCCTTCCGTCCCCAGCCTCGCCCAGCTGCTACTCCGTCTCTTGTTATTTAATCTCCACCGCATCAGTTTCCACCTCTACTTACCTTCTTGTAGGGATTCCAGTTTAGAGAATTTCAGCTCTTCTGTTCTGCTAGGGTTTTATAGTACAAAAGCAGCTTAAAATAAACAGGCAGTTGTCTGCAGCAGGGCTATCTTTTGAGGGTACAGTAATTCTGTTGAAATTATATTTGACAAGGTGAATTTTTGACTTGAATTTCTTCAGTTAGCCTCTCTCATTTTCTGGAATCTTGCCATTGTTTTGAGTAGTCAAAAAGGTACCCTCAGAAATCCAATAAGGTTCAGGCTAAACACATGGagggaaatcaagaaaacatACTCATGGCCCttagaaatgcttttatttataaaatacctaCTTAAATATAAACATCTCTAAATATAAACACTATTCACAAAAGACTCGCATTGCTGCCTTCTGACTGACCCGCAGAGCTAAGGGGTCCACAGGTATCTCCCAATTCATCAGGATTTTAAGGCCAAAGGTGCACTATAAAGGAGCAGGGACTATGAGGTGTTCTTAATTCCCTTAAGACAAAATTCATAGTTTTCTATTTCAAGGTAGACTTCATATCTGGGGCAGAACTTAAGAATAAGAGCCCTGCTAAAACAGAATTTTCAGGGGGACAGTCTTGTTGTAAAGATTAGCAAAGATCTTCCTGAGGCCAGAGGGAGGTACAATTAGGCACTTTAGAATCTGTTTGGCTTAGACTAGTCTCTGAGCATGGAGGTTAGTGGTGAAACAGAAAATgcttatttccaagttttggaTAAGCTACCTCTGGGGACTGCTTATCCTAATTCATATAATACACGTGTATTATGCTTTCTGCATCTGTGGATAGTAGTGTGGATGAAGGAGAAAGGCACCCAGTCTGCCATCAGGCCAGACTGATCTCAGCTCACTGTAGGACAAACTTTCCATGGGGCGGCCAGAGCTCTGATCTTGTTCTCCTAGGGAAATCTATCAGTTACTGGGTTGCGGGTATAAAGCCAGGAGACATTACACAGACTCAATAAAGCAGAAGTGACAGAAAAGGGCAGATGGTTGTAGACCTAAAAGGAAAGAGAACCTTTCATAGAGAGGTTGAAGGGAAATAGAGACCCTAAacgctttttaaaaagagaaaacaatggaaTTTTGCATGGCCAACCTGGAAATGcagtatttgaaataaataagattacAGACGGTAGGATTTTAGGGACTTTTAGAAATTAGGAGTAGGTGTGATGTGTGAATGTGTGCTAAACACTGAAGCACTGGAACACCAGGTTTGGTACAATCTAACAAACTTCTTGCCACATGCAGAGGCACAATCTAAAAGGGCTCCCAGAGAGTCCTCTTCATCCAAGTCAGTTTCTGGTCATCTGTTCGTGGAGCATGGGACCACCCCAAACTCAGTATGATACAACCAATGCAAACGTCTTCTATTGCCGGAGCACATACATATGATACTGGTCTTCCGACTGGAAATGTCTCATTTCCAAAGGCTGACCTAAGACGTGCCTTCTCGTGGTCACTGAATCATTCATAAGCCCCAGGGTCCATTTCAAATTCTAGAAAGTCTAGAGAGCATCAAAGTTGACAATCCAATGGcacaaaacaagactcatctCGTGCCCTGCAGCACTGTGCCATGGTTAAACAATGCAGACAGGGCCTGTGTCCCAGGAGCAGGTGCCCTCTCAGGGGCCACCAGAACCCTTCCACAGAAGGAAGGTAAAGGCAGCAGATTGAGTGGGAAGGAGAACAGGCTCAGGTATATTCAGCTTTGCGGATATAATTGGATGGAACGTAGCCCTTCTTCCCATTAACTTCGGCCAACCACCACTCTGTATTTCCTGTAACATCTTTAAACTCCAGGATCTTGAGTCTCTGATTGGCTGACACACTCAGCTCATTTGGGTTCCGTGCCTTGAAGGTATAGACTGCAAAATAGACCtatgagagggagaaaaaagtgaGTTATCAGGAAATGGGAAACTGCTTGGAGCAGTACTGTCCAACAGAACTTCCTGCAGTGATAGGAATGTTCTACACCTGCCCTATCCAGTATGGCAGCCTCTAGCCACACATGGCTATCAAGCACTTCAAGTATGGCCAGTAAGACCAAGGcacttaattttaagttttatttcattttaactagCTTAAATTTAAATAGTGACATAGGGTTGGTGGCTACCCTAAACAGACACGGCAGattcaaagaaaaccaaaattcatATCCTTTTACTCTTTCAGAGTTGCCTTAAAGAGTGGAAGAAGGAACCTTCAGTCAATATGGCATGTGGGTGGTGCTCAGTGATCAGGAGGGGAAGCCGTGAGGCCCACGGGTGCACAAGGATGCAAACACACTCTTAGGACCTGGAGGAGTCCATGAAGCTAGAAGTgagctttttaaacaaaatccaaatataaAAAAGGGCCATCTTCTCTTCCACATGTCTAGAAAGAGTGTCCACTGATGGGCCCAGAATGTGGATTTCTGTCCTGGGCAGTGGGTAGTAACAGAGTCACCAGAGAAAGGACATGCCCTTCGCTCATCTGTAGCACTGAGCAACGTGGCATAGAAGGACAGAGCTCAGAAGCTCGTATGAAAGCTGGTCTTTTGGAATCCAGCACTTGGCAAATACCTCCACAAATCAGCACATGTCTGAGTCTCTCAAAAGCAACCCTGTTGGAGATGAGCTCACAGACAGATGTTGTACACACGGAAACTCCCTGCTACAAGAGGGGGCGAAGGCAACAAGTGAGCGAACCAGGGATTCCTCAGCCGTGAATGTGAAAGTGACTTTCAAATACACagttttaggggcgcctgggtggctcagcggttgagcatctgccttcagctcaggttgtgatcctggagtcctgggatcgagtcccccatcaggcttcctgcatggagcctgcttctccctctgcctgtgtctctgcttctcagtgtgtgtctcatgaatgaataaataaaatattaaaaacaaaaaaaatatgcagaTTTAAAACATTCAAGATACAAAAGGTATGTTCCAATTCCTAAGACAAAAATAGGCCATTATAAAAAGAATAGGCAAAAGTGAAATGGAGTCAGAATGTTATTTCTAAAttccaggggaaaaaatataGCCATTTGAATAAAAAGCTAAATAGATAGGATACATGGCAGACTTTATACAATGAGGAATCATGGGTTGGCAGAGTGGAAAAGCTTTTCATTGTAATGCCTTGTAAACACCCGACAATAGGGCAGAAGGGGCCCGGAAACAGCCCCGAAGTGTCAAAAAAGAAGATGCCCAGCAGGTGTGGAGGTGCTCGCTCTTAGAACGAGTTTCCATGTGTGCGTCATTAGATTTGTCCCTGAGCTCAGCCCAGATCACCACGCAGGCCCCGGGCACGCCTCAGATACCCCCACTCCTACACCGCTGACACAACACTGCTGCCACGTGTCCCACATGGTGACAAGGAGCACCTACCTGGTTGCCTTCTGCCTCCCTGCTTTCTGGctcttcatttttgtcttctagAGCCTGGGTTGTTCTTGCACATCCTTTTGTGAGGTCTTTCCCCTGCCCATTTCGCCCTGGTAGGGAGTAACCACCTATTTCTGGATGCCTGGAGTTTCGGTAGCCCCTGAGGGCAGGGGCGGGCTGGCTAATGTCTCTGGCTGCCTCTGGAGAGTCCCAAgaccggggctgggggctggagtcTGGGTCTGAAGGGCATCTGGAAGGACTGCTCTCAGAACAACCCAAGTTTGAGGAAGCACTGAGAATTTCTTGGCCCAGTTCCTTTGGTGAAGTTGCATCTTGAGGCTGTTTCTGGCAAGATCCTGAGGTAAAGGACACAGCCATGCTGCCGGGGTTGAAGGTCAAGGTGCCGCTGCTGTTCTGCCGTGGGAACCTGGGAGAGGAGCTGCTCTGCTCCGACTCAGTGGAGGAGTGGCTGCCAACAGAGACGTCTGAGTGGCTGCGGCGGGCGTTGTAGGGCTTCAGGAAGGAGCTGTACACAAAGCCTTGGCTGACTACGGGGAGGAAAAACCAACACAAAGAGCTTTTAATGGAAGGGGGGGTGGGCGGAGTCCACAGGGAAAAAACTATGGTTAAAAGCTAggtcggggcagcccaggtggcgcagcggtttagcgctgccttcaccccagggcgtgatcctggagacccagatcgagtcccacactgggcttctgcatggagcctgcttctccctctgcctgtgtctctgcctccctctctgtgtctctcatgagaaaataaataaaatctttaaaaaaaaaaaaaaaaaaagaatagaaagctaggtcaaaggtgcctgggtggcttagtggttgagcctctgcctttggctcaggtcgtgatcctggggtcctgggatcgagttctgcatcaggctccccacagggagcctgcttctccctctgcctatgtctctgccgctctctgtgcctttcgtgaacaaataaataaaatcttaaaaaacaaaaacaaaaacaaaaaaaacctaggtCAATAGTGAGAGACATGAAGTAAAATGAGACATTTGATCCCAGGAGACAATGTGGCTCTGCAGCTACCTGCCAGTGTGTTCTTGCTACAGCCTCACAACAGGTGAGTGACAGGAGCCTTCGAAGAGATTCAAGAGGACATTGATAAAAATGACCACATTTTTGAGAATGAGCATATGAAGAAAATTTAACAGGATGTCTACATCATGGAAACAAAGGCTTGGAGAGACTTATCTAAAGGATGTGTTCAGACACACTGAGTATAGAAAAGGGGATTTTAAAACCATCCTCATAGTGCCAGAGCCCCTCAGATACAGCTGCCGGGCCTTTTCCCATCTGGAGCACTGGTGTGGGAACGTGGTGGACATACTGTGAGAAGAGCCTAAGGTAGGAAGTGATTTATAGGAGTTAGTATGTACACAACACATGCACAGCACATGTTCACTTGAATAAATTACCTAAGATGATGACAAAGAGGGCCCTCAGCTAAAACTTTTAAACATGAAAGACTAAAATCCTTGATCTACaggaacattttttaatattaagaaagTATCTGTTAAGGCAGGGACCCAGAGTACGTAACCTCAGGTGAGCAAGGGccatctctgtcttcatcttgAATGTGTTTTGTTACCTCTGCTGAATGATGAGAAGTCCCCTGCGCAGACGATGAGGGCTAGAGGGTCTACGAGCTGATCCTAACACAGTATTATCAGGCTTTCTGCCACCACTCATCAGGATGGAGTAGATCAAAGCCTCAAGGGTGGAGCAGCTTCTTGACAGCTTGGATCTTTACTAGGAGTCCTTCCACGAACCCATCAGTGGCTTCCCCTGCCTATCACCCTCCACCTTGTCTTCCTTTCCCACTTCCAATCTCCATTCTTTTGGGTAAGTAGGAAGGGACAAACAGGAAAATCCACAAAGTACTTTCAAACTAAGAATGTCACTATTTTCCACTTCAGTGGTGTGAACATGGATGTTTATTATACAGGCCCACAGTCCTTATTTAAAATGCTGAGGGCCAGATGTGTTTTGGAATTCAGACTTTGAATTTGGGAAAAGTAATCAAGTACATATACTGTCTATGGCATGACATCCCCAGCAGGGTCTGGGTCACCGCCTCATAACTAAACCCATTAATGTTTCTATAACGTATGACTTAAAAGAGATGAGTTAACAATTATAAGCCTCACAACACCTTGCTTGGATTTTGCTACCAAGTAAGTTCAGATCAGGGACAGTTGTGGcaaatgaatttggggggaaaaaaactttgtttttcaaagctttttggATTCTTGGAATTGTGGACAAACAATATGgatcagttttattctttttaacttgtctttaaattctatacctgacaactctcccaccacccctgccaccacccccgcCAGAAAAAAGCTGTAAGTTATTTTGAAAGTCATGAGGTAAAACTGTTATGGGacaaaaaactcaaaaatcaaacaaagaatCCTTTCCTACGGGTTTTAAATTCATTCACACACTCACAAAACCCATTTACAGAACTTAGAAGAGGGCAGCTTATTTTATTTCGTGGTTCATTTAGAACAGGTTGAGAGGGCTCGGGCCCCAGTGGGAGGTAAGTGCTGCCTGAAGAGCCATAAAACATGGCAAGGTCCCACAAGGTGCAAGGTAAGTAATGGAGCCCTCTCTggaatttgtaaaaacaaaaacaaaaccaaagacaggTTTTGTTTTGGTAATGACTTGGACATTATGGATGGATGGGAACTTATAAggttatttttcccctttaatcaAAGACTCTTACTTTTTTCTGGCCCGCATAGGATTCAGGTACAgccaaaaataactttttcctcATTGAGAGTTACAGTAATCTGAGATCTAACATTCTTTACCTCCGTTGTCAATCAGCCAGCGGTTCTGACTGCCCATGGGGTCCTTTTTCTTGATCACGCCCACCAGGTCACCTTCCAGAAGCGAGACATCCAAGTCTTGAGCGGCATTGAAATTCCGTTCTGCTTGGAAGAGTTTTTCAGGGGGATACCTCGTCAGGAGGGAGGCTCGGAGTTCTTCCGACTGTAGCATGTAACTTGGCTGAAAGGCAACACAAGAGATATGATCAACAAAAGCCCACCCTGGCCACCATCCAAGTGGCCATATGTAATCCCAGCTCACAGTCCGAGTCTCAGAAATGAGGGTGAGGATAGCCTGCCACTCGCTACTCCCACCAGATGTTTTTGTGCCTGAGTCAGTCCGTGTGGCTGGGAAAAAATCATGATGTCTTAGTTTATGTGTTAGTGCCTTTTAGCTATGAAGGAAATTTAACATACACTTAGTTTCACATGTTTATCTTGTGACCAAAAAATGTGATTAAAGTGCCACtttggaggggtacctgggtggctcaatcgttaagcttctgcctttggctcaggtcatgatcctggaggtcctgggaatgagccccacatagggcaccctgctcagcggggagacggcttctccctctccgctgctcccccctcccccggcttgTGCCCTCTGGCTCTattgctctctcaaaaaataaataaaatttaagaaataaatttaaaaagtaccacttggggtgcctgagtggctcagtcggtagagtgtgtgactcttgatctcggggttgtgaattcgagcccgACAtagggtatagagattacttaaaaataaaatcttaaattaaaaaaaagtgccaCCAAAAGATCAAAATATCTAAGTAATATTACAAGATCTTCTGTTTTGCTATATGAATTTAAACAAGAGACTTCCCTTATCTTGACTCCCCCATCTatgaaaacaattattattaataaaatcagaaaaagtaaaagtaataataaatttgattctccttttaaggaaatataaatcaatgtCTATGAGATTACATGGAGAAAAATGCTGTAAAAAGAGATCAATAATCTTTTCGAATATGGCCCCATATAATCTAGTGTATCTTATCCTACTttacaaaatatggaaaaattgagttctaaaagaatataaatccagattaaaaaaaaaaaaaacagtcagcCATTAATGTTTTGGCCATGAATCAGATAATTACCTGTTCAAACAGGTAATTACATGATCAAACACAGGGAAGCCTGCAAAGTTAACATACCCTTAAATCAGTTTCCTTAATTGGTcaaaagtattaatattaatCCTTTACAAACTCCATTCACTATATAGACTAAGATCTGAGAATGCTTTTCAGAGGGTGTTCTGATGTACATAACAAGTGTGAAAAAGCTACTGGCAGTCAGTAGCCAGCACCAGCAGCAGTGCTCAGGAATAAGAAATGAAGGAGCCCACGACAGACAAGAGAGCTCAATGGCCTTTATTCTCTGTTACGAAGAGAGATTTAAACTCCTATGAAACTGCTCCTCTGTGCACAGAGCCGAGTCCATGAATACTAACGATGACAGCTCATCTGTACAGTGCCTACTATGGGCCAGGCAATTTCTAGGGGCTTTATCCATATGAACTCATTTGAGCCTCGTAACTCAATGCTGTGAGTATAATCCCCCGGCCTCGTAGACCAGGAGGAGGCTGAGGACCTGCCCCGGGGCGTGGGGAGTCCCCATCGGTGTCGGGCCGAACCCTCTGCACTTCCCACTCTCCCCGACGCCCCACTCACCAGGCCCAGGAGTGGCTTCCGGGCCGACTGGCGGTCCAGGGTTTTCCTCTCAAAGGGCTTCCTGGCAGCCGGAAGCGACTCTGGGAAGAAGGTGAAAACCTGGAGCTGCTGCAGGACTCTGCTGTGCTCTTCGTGGAAGATGGCGATAAGGTTTCCCTCTCTGCCGGCCACTTTGAGTAACTGGAGTCcgtgggggggggtgggcagagagagagaaagaagggaccGTGGCTGAGAGCCCCCAGGCCTGAGTGGCAGCTCCGGCTCAGTTTCTGCCCACCGCCCGCAGGCCCGGCTGCCCGGCTCTTCTGGGATCTCAGGGAGGAAGGAGCCGTTTGGAGGCCCAGGCACCAGCAAGGACTTGACCTAATGGCCTATTTAATCTctctagtttgaataatttctcaAGCAGCCCCAGTGTGCATTCCCAGAAAAACACCAGGAGAACCTCAGAGACTTCTCCAAagtgtgtggggggaggagagggagatgggacAGGACAGACAGACAGCCGCCGCACACCCACCGAGAGCAGCGGCTTCAGCTGCTCCAGCGCCTGGCGCACGAAGTCGCAGTGGGCCTCTGCATAGCCATGGATGCAGTTGGTGAAGAGCCCCTGGGCGTACTGGTGGAACTTGGGCAGCTCATCCAGCAGCTGCGCATTCAGGGCCTCGTAGTTGTTCCGGGCTGATTGCAGCTCCTCCAGAGTCTTCTTGTCCTTTAACTTCTCTGCCCGTTCTGTGCAGTTGTAGAAGTCCAGAAGCTTATCGAAGCGTTTCTGCACCAGCTTGTGGGGCCCTGTGAACATGCTCAGTAACTGATTAAGGGGAGAGATGACAAGCCGCTCGGTCCGTTCCTTCTGTAAGGACAGGAAAATCAGATTGCTCAGTTGTTCAGTATCCcaagtttatgttttttaattaagaaataactgatggaatatcagtttcaggtgtacaacagaatgagtcaatatttgtatatattgcagaACAATCACCACATGCCAGTTAACATCCATGACCATgtatatttgtcattctctgaaaTACCCTTCAGGCTGATTTGTTATATCCTGTACCACCTGTTATATACCTGTGCTTCTTTGCTCCTAGCACACCAGCTAAACCCATGCAGATCCACCAGTGTTCTACTTAACCAACACCAGATGGACTCACGCATTTTACAAAACTTCTCAATGTATAACCTTCATCAACCTTTTGCACATGCCGAAGAGTCTGTGAAATATGCTAATCCAGCCTTCACGCCATAGTTGATAACAAATGCTCAATTACACACATCAATGTGAAACTTGCATCACAACCTGTCTGGTATCACTTCTCATGTGTATCACCTACATAGCTTGAATTTAACTGAAGATGTAGCTGCTCCATAAATCTGGGGTAGAGAAGCATTCACATACCCATAATAGCTTTTCTAATCATAACTACTTATTAACACTTGCTTCcacttttcaaaagatttttccCTTGAATTTGTTCTAGAGAGACAGACATTGAAAGGCAGTATATTCCCAAGTGAAGAACATAAATAGGTACTTAGTACTTTACTTTTAATAAGATGCTACTGTTGTTAGAACACCTGTTAGAACCCCATTCATCTCTTCCTACTCAGGATCAAATAATCTCACATCTATATTTAGAATTGCCTGAGCAATTTGGCCTTCAGTACTGTCTTTATAAGGAAGCACTTGCCATCTCAAAGATCCATTGGTTAACTTCTAAATACTATTCCTAAATATTCCTAAATTAGTACtcctatagttttctttgttCAGTTCTCAATAGTGATAGGAGATTAAATTTCCtagttttcctttgtctcttcaaaCTAGACTCATCACAAACTATAAAAAGAATCTCTTTGAATAACAGAAGCCCAACTTGTCCTTTTAACTAATTAAAAGCCATTGCTCTAAATATAAAACCCCAATATGAATATAGGTAGAGAATGGTATTCCTGATACAGTATGTCTCTGTGGAATTAACTTTTCCATAAGCTGGATGTTTAAGAACCCCAAGAAGAAAGCCATTCTATGAAAAGAGGATTGAAGAAAGAATCACTTACAAAATTTGTGAAGAGCTGATCACTGATGTAGCGATGCACCTTCTCGAACTGCTCCAAGTCTCTGTGTCCCTTCTCCATACACACATCCCACATGCTCACAGCAGCCACCACTTTCACACATGCCGATTCCTGGAGCCAGTGAGAAACAAATGCAGTAAGGCAAACAGAACTATTTAGCCTTTGCCATTCATCCTGGATAGCAGAATGGGGCAAAAAGGAGTCTGTGATTAACAATTTTCTCTCTAGTGCATTATTTTAGCTTTGAAATAAGCACACTCTCATAAATGATGATTTATGAGACCAGAAAAAAGACTCAGACTCTTACTTACAGAAAAAATGGTGATGGTTTTTATCCGCTCTTTAGCAATGCTTCATGTTCCCAATGTGAGGGCTTCTCACAGACAATATAATTTACTAATGTTGTTTATTGTCTCTGTTTCCCTCGCACAACCCCCTAATCacatgtaagctccatgaggcaagggatttttgtctgttttgttcactgactCAATGatcatttgctgaataaatgaatatataagtgAATGCACAGTAAACTCTTCCTGACTGGTCCTGACAGTTTTTAAACCCCAGGCTGTTTTCTCTGGCTACTTAAACAACGCTGGGTTCTCACCTTCTTTAGTTTAAGTTAAGGGAATGCCTATTATTTCGATACTAacccaaataaaatttaaatgtacccAAAACTCCATTATTATATTTCAAGGACAAATGAAGTTCCTAAGCAAAAAACATCTGTGCCTCAAGTATCAGTTTGATTTTACGACCTTATATTTTATGACATTTGCAGACCTCTTTAAGTCCCACGTCTGTATGTGCAGACATAGTGTTTTGTCAGAAGGATAAATTGCGTAATCTTCCTAATTCCTCCTGAGTgggagaatgaaaatgaaacatgacGTTCtcttatattctttaaaaaaaaatgtcatgaagTCTCAAAATAGTAGTCCACATGCCATTGCAGATACCAGAGTAAAGTAATGTCTCTCAGCTTCTGTTCTTGCCAGCTCTCTCAGTTGATCCAACTAATTTTATTTGGCAGggcttttcattttatgttgGTGATGAAACTGTCCAACATTTTCTACCTTCATTTCTAGTTAGCAGTCAGAACCAAAATGACCTGCCCATCAAATGGCTGTCAGTTATGTCAACATTATGTCCTCCTTCCACTGCTATGGAGATAAGTCTCTTAAGAGTTGGGAACTCAGGTATATGCTTGCTACACATTTAGAAAACAAGTGGGAGAAAACCCCCAACAGGGAGGCATCGAAAGTAGAGGAATTGTAAGGGAAAGTCCTAGGCCAGGGAACACACTTGGGAATTGTGTATCAACGGTGCTTTTTGCCAAATTTCTTACTTAAAGCCTATATGCTCTTAAaaagtttgggcagcccgggtggctcagtggtttagcgccgccttcagtccagggcctgatcctggagacccgggatcaagtcccacatcaggcttcctgcatggagcctgcttctccctctgcctgtgtctctgcctctctctctttctctctctctcatgaataaataaataaaatcttaaaaaaaaaagttttataaaccCTAATCTTTATCTAATTGTGTATGTGAAAGGAGAGTTTGCTTTTCAGAAGCCAAAAAGAGAATTtgctctttaaaagaaatgtagggGGCATTTTAAGTCAtgggaattatttatttaataaatgatgacAATTGGaaaagcaggtaaaaaaaaaaaaaaatcacactggaTCCCTACCTCAACCTTATACACTAAATTCCAGCTACTCAATGACTTTAACTTtaggaaatgaaataatgaaaaacctAAAACCTGGGAGATATTTATTATCTTGGAAGAGGAAAGACCTTTTCAAGTATGACATAGACCTAGGAAGCCATAAGAG from Canis lupus familiaris isolate Mischka breed German Shepherd chromosome 28, alternate assembly UU_Cfam_GSD_1.0, whole genome shotgun sequence encodes:
- the DNMBP gene encoding dynamin-binding protein isoform X3 translates to MTLLSSQSSSPVAPPGSMYTENPEQRMLEKRAKVIEELLQTERDYVRDLEMCIEHIMAPLQQTQIPNIDFEGLFGNMQMVIKVSKQLLADLEISDAVGPVFLDHRDELEGTYKVYCQNHDEAISLLEIYEKDEKIQKHLQDSLADLKSLYTEWGCTNYINLGSFLIKPVQRVMRYPLLLMELLNSTPESHPDKAPLTSAVLAVKEINVNINEYKRRKDLVLKYRKGDEDSLMEKISKLNIHSIIKKSNRVSSHLKHLTGFAPQIKDEAFEETEKNFRMQERLIKSFIRDLSLYLQHIRESACVKVVAAVSMWDVCMEKGHRDLEQFEKVHRYISDQLFTNFKERTERLVISPLNQLLSMFTGPHKLVQKRFDKLLDFYNCTERAEKLKDKKTLEELQSARNNYEALNAQLLDELPKFHQYAQGLFTNCIHGYAEAHCDFVRQALEQLKPLLSLLKVAGREGNLIAIFHEEHSRVLQQLQVFTFFPESLPAARKPFERKTLDRQSARKPLLGLPSYMLQSEELRASLLTRYPPEKLFQAERNFNAAQDLDVSLLEGDLVGVIKKKDPMGSQNRWLIDNGVSQGFVYSSFLKPYNARRSHSDVSVGSHSSTESEQSSSSPRFPRQNSSGTLTFNPGSMAVSFTSGSCQKQPQDATSPKELGQEILSASSNLGCSESSPSRCPSDPDSSPQPRSWDSPEAARDISQPAPALRGYRNSRHPEIGGYSLPGRNGQGKDLTKGCARTTQALEDKNEEPESREAEGNQVYFAVYTFKARNPNELSVSANQRLKILEFKDVTGNTEWWLAEVNGKKGYVPSNYIRKAEYT